The following nucleotide sequence is from Flavobacteriales bacterium.
AATTACAAATCTCTCAAACCACATACCGATGTTAACGAATATTGTAAGAATAAAAGAAATCGTAAGATTCGTTCTGATTTTTCTAAACCATAAGAACTGAGGTGTAACAACATTACATGTCATCATACAGAAGTATGCCCACCAATAAGGTCCGGTTGCTCTGTTCAAGAATGCATACTGCTCATACTCAACACCAGAATACCAGGCAATAAAAAGCTCAGTTAAATACGCAACACCAACTAAAGACCCTGTTAACATGATAATAATATTCATGTATTCAATGTGTCTAACATTAATGTATGCCTCTAAACTTAATACCTTTCTTACAACAATCAGCAAAGTCATTACCATCGCAAATCCAGAGAATAAAGCTCCCAGTACGAAGTAAGGAGGAAAAATAGTTGTATGCCATCCAGGAATAACGGCTGTAGCAAAGTCCATACTCACAATAGAGTGAACAGAGAAAACAAGCGGTGTTGACATTCCTGCAAGCACTAAAGAAACCTCTTCAAATCTATTCCAAGACTTCGCATTTCCGTACCATCCAAAACTAAGGATACTATAAATCTTTTTATATACAGGACGTACAGCCTTATCTCTAATTGTAGCGAAATCAGGAATTAATCCTATGTACCAGAATACAACCGATACACTGAAGTACGTCGATATTGCAAATACATCCCAAAGCAAAGGAGAATTAAAGTTTGGCCAAAGCGAACCGAATTGATTAGGTATAGGGAAAACCCAATATGCTAACCAAGGACGTCCCATGTGAATTCCTGGAAACAATGCTGCCATCATTACAGCAAAAATTGTCATTGCTTCTGCAGAACGATTAATCGCCATTCTCCATCTTTGACGGAACAATAATAACACAGCAGATATTAATGTACCAGCATGTCCAATACCAATCCACCAAACAAAGTTCGTGATATCCCATGCCCAACCAACAGTCTTATTCAATCCCCAAGCACCTATACCAGTACCAATTGTATATGTTATACAACCTACACCCCAAAGTGCTACTAAAGCACACAGTGAAAACACCATGTACCAGTATTTATTTGCTCTACCAAAAATTGGCGCACAAACATCTTCCGTTATTTGGGCATAGGTTTTTTCACCTAGAATAAGCGGCTCTCGTATTTCGGCTTCTTTATGCATTGTTTCTAACCTTGGTCTTGTAATAAATATTTGGTTGTACGCCTAATTCTTCAATTAAAACATAACCCCTATCTGATGATGCATCCTTAGCTACGGCGGTAGCATTATTGTTTAAGTCTCCAAATTGTATTGCATTTGTAGGACAAGCCTCAGCACATGCAGTAGTCATGTCACCATCTTCAACTGGTCTCCCAGCCTTTTTAGCAACTAACTTTCCTCCTTGAATTCGTTGAACACATAACGAGCACTTTTCCATTACTCCTCTAGAACGAACTACAACATCTGGATTCAATACCATTCTTGCCAAGCTATCTTGAGCAGGATTAGTAGCGAAATCACTGTTTCCATTGTAATTGAACCAGTTAAATCTTCTTACTTTATAAGGACAGTTGTTTGCACAATATCTAGTACCTACACATCTGTTATAAGCCATTTGATTCAGCCCCTCATTACTATGGGTTGTAGCAGCAACTGGACAAACAGTTTCACAAGGAGCGTGATTACAATGTTGGCACATTAAAGGTTGAAAAGCAACTTGTGGATTTTCTGAAGGAATCTCCATCAATCCAGCTCTATCCATAAATCCTATTTCAAAATCATCCTTCTTGGTATCCGAAGAATAATATCTATCTATTCTTAACCAAGACATGTCTCTACTTCTCCTTACTTCATCTTTTCCAACAACTGGAACGTTGTTTTCCGAATGACAAGAAGTAACACAAGCACTACATCCGTTACATGTACTTAAATCTATTGATAATCCCCATCTGTGACCTTTTTCGATATCGTGATCATTCCAAAGGTTAATTTTATATGGATTCTTTTTAACACCGTCATAATCCGTAACCATTATATCCGGATTACCTGCTTTATTATCTTTTATGAAATCTTCTAACGAGGCCTCTTTGATCATATCTCTTCCCATCAATGTATGATGAGTTTGTGTAGAAGCAATTTCATATTTATTACCTGTTCCTGTAACTGTTACGTCTAAGTTTGAATAAGTAATATTTCCATCAATAAAAGAAGTGAAGTCAAATGCATTTGCACCTACACCATTTCCTGCCTTACCAGCATTTGTTCTACCATAACCTAAAGCTAAACCAACTGTTCCTGCTTTCTGTCCTGGCTGCACAATAACAGGCAATTCAACTGATTTACCTCCAACCGTTAGTTTAACCAAATCAGCTGGTGTTGCTTCTCCTATTTTTTGTTCGTAGCCATTCGCCGTCATATCCGATGGCGCCATAGTGATATAGTTATCCCAAACTATTTTCGAGATTGGATCTGGTAACTCTTGTAACCAAGGATTATTCGCCTGATTACCGTTACCGATACCAACTTTTTGGTACATAACCAACTCAACTGCTCCACCAGTACTTGAAGCTTTTATTTTTGCTGCTGCCACTGAAAGATCACCAGAGAAACCATCCGTTTTTCCTTCTTGCATTTCAACATCCTCATCAACAATATCACCACTAGTAGTAGAATAAACTCCATCTCTCAAACAATCATTCCAAACATCCATGGAAGCATCTGTACCTAGAACAGAATCTTTCCAATTATCCATCAAGAAAGATTCATATGTAGAACTGTTACCACTCCATGCTAACAACGAATCTTGTGCTTGTCTTGTTTTAAATAATGGACTGATAGTAGGTTGACAAAGACTATACTCCCCTTTTTTAGGACTTGCATCATTCCAAGACTCTAAATAATGATTGTCTGGACATACATAATCACAAATTGATGCAGTTTCATCATTCCTGTCTGCTAGAGAAATTTTTAAGCCTACTTTAGCAATTGCATCCGATGCACCAGGTAATGTATACACTGGATTTACTCCGTATGTAATAAGAGCATTTACTTTACCAGAAGCCATTTCCTTAAGCAAGGCCTCTACTTTTGTATCGTCTCCTTGTTTAATAGTAACGTTAGCATCAATATCTAATGTAGTTCCATAATTCCCAAGTAATTCGTTAATACCATTAA
It contains:
- a CDS encoding TAT-variant-translocated molybdopterin oxidoreductase, giving the protein MSTTKTYWKGIEELDKDEQFVAASQKEFAQEIPVDEFLNDSKLSEEGTTRRDFLKFLGFSVTAASLAACETPVTKTIPYLVKPEEITPGIANYYASTFSDGNDYCSILVKTREGRPIHITGNKLSGVTKGGVSARVNSSVLSLYDSERLQGPLSSGAESSWDSVDGDILKKLAAIAAKGGSIRILSNSITSPSTKKVIAGFIEKYSEENEEGVAGDVQHITYDDISASGIINANVESFGVAGIPDYKFDKATAIVTIGADFMSNWLSSIQYNVDYASTRNPESGSMSSLIAFETTLSLTGSSADTRVAIKESEHGSVIVSLYNAVAKKIGGSTIAGGTDQYAESIELAAGRLVASKGTSLVIAGSNSKSVQVVVNGINELLGNYGTTLDIDANVTIKQGDDTKVEALLKEMASGKVNALITYGVNPVYTLPGASDAIAKVGLKISLADRNDETASICDYVCPDNHYLESWNDASPKKGEYSLCQPTISPLFKTRQAQDSLLAWSGNSSTYESFLMDNWKDSVLGTDASMDVWNDCLRDGVYSTTSGDIVDEDVEMQEGKTDGFSGDLSVAAAKIKASSTGGAVELVMYQKVGIGNGNQANNPWLQELPDPISKIVWDNYITMAPSDMTANGYEQKIGEATPADLVKLTVGGKSVELPVIVQPGQKAGTVGLALGYGRTNAGKAGNGVGANAFDFTSFIDGNITYSNLDVTVTGTGNKYEIASTQTHHTLMGRDMIKEASLEDFIKDNKAGNPDIMVTDYDGVKKNPYKINLWNDHDIEKGHRWGLSIDLSTCNGCSACVTSCHSENNVPVVGKDEVRRSRDMSWLRIDRYYSSDTKKDDFEIGFMDRAGLMEIPSENPQVAFQPLMCQHCNHAPCETVCPVAATTHSNEGLNQMAYNRCVGTRYCANNCPYKVRRFNWFNYNGNSDFATNPAQDSLARMVLNPDVVVRSRGVMEKCSLCVQRIQGGKLVAKKAGRPVEDGDMTTACAEACPTNAIQFGDLNNNATAVAKDASSDRGYVLIEELGVQPNIYYKTKVRNNA
- the nrfD gene encoding polysulfide reductase NrfD translates to MHKEAEIREPLILGEKTYAQITEDVCAPIFGRANKYWYMVFSLCALVALWGVGCITYTIGTGIGAWGLNKTVGWAWDITNFVWWIGIGHAGTLISAVLLLFRQRWRMAINRSAEAMTIFAVMMAALFPGIHMGRPWLAYWVFPIPNQFGSLWPNFNSPLLWDVFAISTYFSVSVVFWYIGLIPDFATIRDKAVRPVYKKIYSILSFGWYGNAKSWNRFEEVSLVLAGMSTPLVFSVHSIVSMDFATAVIPGWHTTIFPPYFVLGALFSGFAMVMTLLIVVRKVLSLEAYINVRHIEYMNIIIMLTGSLVGVAYLTELFIAWYSGVEYEQYAFLNRATGPYWWAYFCMMTCNVVTPQFLWFRKIRTNLTISFILTIFVNIGMWFERFVIIVTSIHRDFLPSSWTMFHPTFIDIGIFIGTIGIFFTIFLLFSRAFPVIAFNELKSILKMSGESYKNQKH